From a single Nicotiana tomentosiformis chromosome 2, ASM39032v3, whole genome shotgun sequence genomic region:
- the LOC104106592 gene encoding uncharacterized protein: MGADYYKVLQVDKNAKDDDLKKAYRKLAMKWHPDKNPNNKKEAEAKFKQISEAYEVLSDPQKRAIYDQYGEEGLKGQVPPPDAGGPGGQTFFQTGDGPNVFRFNPRNANDIFTEFFGFSSPFGGGMGGGSGMRGSRFSSSMFGDDIFSSFGEGRPMSSGPRKAPPIERTLPCSLEELYKGTTKKMKISREIADASGKTLPVEEILTIDIKPGWKKGTKITFPEKGNEEPNVVAADLMFIIDEKPHSVFTRDGNDLVTTQKISLAEALTGYTVHLTTLDGRKLTVPISNVIHPNYEEVVPREGMPIAKEPSKRGNLRIKFNIKFPTRLTADQKTGIKKLLAS, from the exons ATGGGTGCAGATTATTATAAGGTATTGCAGGTTGATAAGAATGCTAAAGATGATGATTTAAAGAAAGCTTATAGGAAGTTGGCTATGAAATGGCACCCTGATAAGAACCCCAATAACAAGAAAGAAGCTGAGGCTAAATTCAAACAAATCTCTGAAGCGTATGAG GTATTAAGTGATCCACAGAAGAGGGCAATATATGATCAGTATGGGGAAGAAGGGCTTAAAGGTCAAGTGCCACCACCTGATGCTGGTGGACCTGGTGGGCAAACATTTTTCCAGACAGGAGATGGACCAAATGTATTTAGATTCAATCCTAGAAATGCCAATGATATTTTCACagaatttttcggattttcgAGCCCATTTGGTGGGGGTATGGGTGGTGGTAGTGGGATGAGAGGTTCAAGGTTTTCTAGTTCAATGTTTGGTGATGATATCTTTAGTTCATTTGGAGAAGGCAGACCAATGAGTTCAGGTCCCCGAAAGGCGCCACCGATTGAAAGAACATTGCCTTGTAGTTTAGAAGAGCTTTATAAGGGGACAACGAAGAAGATGAAAATCTCTAGGGAGATAGCTGATGCAAGTGG GAAGACTTTACCAGTAGAAGAAATTTTGACCATTGACATCAAACCTGGCTGGAAAAAGGGAACGAAGATTACATTCCCGGAAAAAGGAAATGAAGAGCCAAATGTTGTAGCTGCAGATCTTATGTTCATAATTGATGAGAAACCACACAGTGTGTTTACGAGGGACGGGAATGACCTTGTGACCACTCAGAAAATCTCACTGGCTGAAGCATTAACAGGCTACACGGTCCATCTAACGACACTAGATGGAAGAAAACTGACTGTTCCTATTAGCAATGTAATACATCCAAACTATGAAGAGGTTGTTCCAAGGGAAGGAATGCCAATAGCGAAAGAGCCTTCAAAGAGAGGGAATTTGAGGATCAAGTTCAATATCAAGTTCCCAACAAGGTTAACAGCAGACCAGAAGACTGGAATCAAGAAGTTGCTTGCTTCTTAG